Proteins encoded within one genomic window of Brachybacterium muris:
- a CDS encoding winged helix-turn-helix domain-containing protein, with protein sequence MTIALDRPTTTRPLTGHAPHSSSRTGTSGAAPSLRLSAPSPARADRTGQTAPHDTRAASGNSPEAGVTITVQVTLPSGTGDVEAALVADTLRTQAQRLSSARRGLTSVTVHSPRPFVATSGATRTERTLPPTRQQAAISPLRPRRTGTVSPTSPARRDAENARRRVLAATAVSPSSPSVPHDSALVLDLYGRRVRIDGKDVDLTYKEFELLAHLARNARRTVSREELMESVWSNAPAETGERTVDVHVRRLRSKLGRYRKLVSTVRGTGYRLDPGSDVAILG encoded by the coding sequence ATGACCATCGCCCTGGATCGCCCCACCACCACCCGTCCCCTCACCGGCCACGCTCCCCACAGCTCCTCCCGCACCGGCACCAGCGGCGCGGCCCCCTCCCTGCGCCTGTCGGCGCCGTCCCCGGCACGCGCCGACCGCACCGGGCAGACGGCCCCCCACGACACCCGAGCGGCCTCCGGGAACTCCCCGGAGGCGGGCGTGACCATCACCGTCCAGGTCACCCTGCCCTCCGGCACCGGCGATGTGGAGGCCGCACTGGTGGCCGACACCCTGCGCACCCAGGCCCAGCGCCTCAGCTCCGCGCGCCGCGGGCTCACCTCGGTCACTGTGCACAGCCCCCGCCCGTTCGTGGCGACCTCCGGCGCGACCCGCACAGAGCGGACCCTGCCGCCCACCCGTCAGCAGGCGGCGATCAGCCCGCTGCGTCCGCGTCGCACCGGCACCGTCTCCCCCACCTCGCCTGCCCGGCGGGATGCGGAGAACGCACGCCGTCGGGTGCTGGCCGCCACTGCCGTGAGCCCGTCCAGCCCCTCGGTGCCGCATGACAGCGCCCTGGTGCTGGACCTGTACGGCCGGCGGGTGCGCATCGACGGCAAGGACGTGGACCTCACGTACAAGGAGTTCGAACTGCTGGCGCACCTGGCCCGCAATGCGCGGCGCACCGTCTCCCGCGAGGAGCTGATGGAGTCGGTGTGGTCCAATGCCCCGGCCGAGACCGGTGAGCGCACCGTGGATGTGCACGTGCGCCGGCTGCGCAGCAAGCTGGGCCGCTACCGCAAGCTGGTCTCCACCGTGCGCGGCACCGGGTACCGCCTGGATCCGGGCAGCGACGTGGCGATCCTGGGCTGA
- a CDS encoding SWIM zinc finger family protein — protein MSIQLRSRRGPIGVGWHAVALRRAIESLLGGSRASGGRADARAGRVAWIDVTRGAARGAVQDSDGELYRPQLDLTPYSAPDREAFLAVARAHPELPARMAAGEYPQLVEKELSAHEVSLLPRGPSELSHDCSCLDWPGPCRHVAALVYVLVEAVDEKPLTLLTLRGLRIEDLVAPAAGTSARSAPAAPQDATPTAPSPGAGDNTPSPDDATGDSIGTGGSVGTADSTDGRDGDAGEDSGSVDGSARPSPGFDPSRADPSLLAAVLGEHAAALIAAFYQQGSQDDEPPHPLR, from the coding sequence ATGAGCATCCAGCTGCGATCTCGCAGAGGCCCCATCGGGGTGGGCTGGCACGCGGTCGCCCTGCGCCGGGCGATCGAGTCGCTGCTGGGCGGCAGTCGCGCCTCCGGCGGCAGGGCCGATGCCCGCGCCGGCCGGGTGGCGTGGATCGACGTGACCCGCGGGGCGGCCCGTGGTGCCGTGCAGGACTCCGATGGGGAGCTGTACCGCCCGCAGCTGGACCTCACCCCGTACTCCGCACCGGACCGCGAGGCGTTCCTCGCGGTGGCCCGTGCGCACCCCGAGCTGCCGGCCAGGATGGCCGCCGGGGAGTACCCGCAGCTGGTGGAGAAGGAGCTGTCGGCCCATGAGGTGTCGCTGTTGCCGCGTGGACCTTCGGAACTGTCCCACGACTGCTCCTGCCTGGACTGGCCGGGGCCCTGCCGCCATGTTGCGGCGCTCGTGTATGTGCTGGTGGAGGCGGTGGACGAGAAGCCTCTGACCCTGCTCACCCTGCGCGGGCTGCGCATCGAGGACCTGGTGGCGCCTGCCGCGGGGACTTCCGCAAGGTCCGCTCCCGCTGCGCCCCAGGACGCCACGCCCACCGCACCGTCACCGGGTGCAGGTGACAACACCCCCTCCCCCGACGACGCCACCGGCGACAGCATCGGTACCGGTGGAAGTGTCGGCACGGCTGACAGCACCGATGGCCGGGACGGTGATGCGGGCGAGGACTCCGGCTCCGTGGACGGCTCTGCTCGCCCCTCCCCTGGCTTCGACCCCTCCCGGGCCGACCCTTCCCTGCTCGCCGCAGTGCTGGGTGAGCACGCAGCGGCACTGATAGCCGCGTTCTACCAACAGGGCAGCCAGGACGACGAGCCCCCACACCCGCTACGGTGA
- a CDS encoding DEAD/DEAH box helicase, translating into MPLNRLHLVVDDDLGPALWVREQTSPGRSRALEQLTPLRADAPAALAAVLDDAPERLRHRVRIPGRGGAPDRRVPALPLDGPALIGLVDAVTGCLHDRFGDEALEQVTRLLTDGTAVRLAADGPAASIAAMPDVLAATVLDVEARELVRTRDLRVTAEERHGQALLRWLAPTEGRPALLHALVDAHARQSFATHLAGSSTRGPGTGAEQGAEDRYGVLDALASDAGLRADVPEQRAIVEAFTAYIASGRVGVHLTSTDSDLVVRLHEPPVGTAWPLQTCLRQEDGTIHSVADLRAVGDLSAAGAAEATAEVMRLAPTVRQAAMDDTGVDWLLTTAEAGAFLAHDTPGLEQAGVTVLLPRDWTKQAASLRPQVTEEPATERESSVGLGQMTQFRWRMAVGDTELTDEEMAEILAAQAELVQLRGQWVRLDATTLRAAERFLGEFTDRARRFRRLAAERAAQLGRAGDEAAGAASAPPAPEDVPTPVLNSLYPVPDTVPGALSGILSWAELFSLVLSPQAAELHLGAAALADVDKAGIGRLLPGGPGPRQLPQPSTLQATLRPYQRAGLDWMWELHQLGLGGILADDMGLGKTMQVLALLCREREARPVGPTLLVCPMSVVGAWQREARAFAPHLAVHVHHGGDRIRDESFIAGAADMDLVITTYALLARDLSVLQRVDWHRVVYDEAQHLKNPHTQVSRAARKLRPPHRLALTGTPVENRLEDLHSLMEVVEPGLLGKAAEFSEHVAGPISKDADPAALARLKLVTSPFVLRRVKTDRAIIADLPEKRELTRTVTLTPEQAGLYEALVQELKIELDQATQKQRRSVVVSTITRLKQVCNHPAHYLGDGSAMLKEGRHRSGKLELVDDLLETAFADGEKVLLFTQFTTFGHLLVPYWAQKFGLPVPFLHGGVAKKDRDQMVAQFQAERDQPGLMLLSLRAGGTGLTLTAANHVVHLDRWWNPAVENQATDRAFRIGQRKDVQVHKLVSAGTIEERIDTVLLDKQSLADLTIAPGEDWLAQLDDDSLLELLSLSEEDKGGGPE; encoded by the coding sequence ATGCCTCTGAACCGCCTGCACCTCGTCGTCGACGACGACCTGGGCCCCGCCCTGTGGGTGCGGGAGCAGACGAGCCCGGGGCGCTCCCGCGCCCTCGAGCAGCTGACACCGCTGCGTGCCGATGCCCCGGCAGCACTGGCCGCGGTGCTCGACGATGCACCGGAGCGTCTGCGGCACCGGGTGCGGATCCCCGGCAGGGGTGGCGCGCCCGATCGTCGCGTGCCGGCCCTCCCTCTGGACGGGCCGGCCCTCATCGGCCTGGTGGACGCCGTCACCGGGTGTCTGCACGACCGCTTCGGGGATGAGGCACTCGAGCAGGTGACCAGGCTGCTCACCGACGGCACCGCAGTGCGGCTTGCGGCCGACGGGCCGGCCGCCTCGATCGCCGCGATGCCCGACGTGCTGGCCGCGACGGTGCTGGACGTGGAGGCCCGCGAGCTGGTGCGCACCCGTGACCTGCGCGTGACCGCCGAGGAACGGCACGGCCAGGCGCTGCTGCGCTGGCTGGCCCCCACGGAGGGCCGCCCTGCCCTGCTGCATGCGCTGGTGGATGCGCACGCCCGGCAGTCCTTCGCCACCCACCTCGCCGGTTCCTCCACTCGCGGGCCCGGCACCGGAGCCGAGCAGGGCGCAGAAGACCGCTACGGGGTGCTCGACGCCCTGGCCTCCGATGCGGGGCTGCGGGCGGATGTGCCCGAGCAGCGCGCGATCGTGGAGGCCTTCACCGCGTACATCGCCTCGGGCCGAGTGGGTGTGCACCTGACCTCCACGGACAGCGATCTGGTGGTGCGCCTGCACGAACCGCCGGTGGGCACCGCGTGGCCCTTGCAGACCTGCCTGCGCCAGGAGGACGGCACCATCCACTCCGTGGCCGACCTGCGCGCCGTCGGCGATCTCAGTGCCGCCGGTGCCGCCGAGGCCACCGCGGAGGTGATGCGCCTGGCCCCCACGGTGCGGCAGGCCGCGATGGACGACACCGGGGTGGACTGGCTGCTCACCACCGCCGAGGCCGGCGCCTTCCTGGCCCACGACACCCCTGGCCTGGAGCAGGCCGGCGTCACGGTGCTGCTGCCGCGCGACTGGACCAAGCAGGCCGCCAGCCTGCGACCCCAGGTCACCGAGGAACCGGCCACCGAACGGGAGTCCTCGGTGGGCCTGGGCCAGATGACGCAGTTCCGCTGGCGGATGGCCGTCGGGGACACGGAGCTGACCGACGAGGAGATGGCCGAGATCCTCGCCGCGCAGGCCGAGCTGGTGCAGCTGCGGGGACAGTGGGTGCGCCTGGACGCCACCACTCTGCGCGCCGCCGAGCGGTTCCTGGGCGAGTTCACCGACCGTGCCCGCCGCTTCCGCCGCCTGGCCGCCGAGCGCGCCGCCCAGCTCGGCCGGGCCGGTGACGAGGCTGCCGGGGCGGCGTCCGCGCCGCCTGCCCCGGAGGACGTCCCCACCCCGGTGCTGAACTCCCTGTACCCCGTGCCGGACACGGTGCCCGGGGCCCTCAGCGGCATCCTGTCCTGGGCGGAGCTGTTCTCGCTGGTGCTGTCCCCGCAGGCCGCCGAGCTGCACCTGGGCGCTGCTGCCCTGGCCGACGTCGACAAGGCCGGCATCGGCCGGCTGCTGCCCGGCGGTCCCGGGCCCCGCCAGCTGCCGCAGCCGTCCACCCTGCAGGCCACGCTGCGCCCCTACCAGCGGGCGGGACTGGACTGGATGTGGGAACTGCACCAGCTGGGCCTCGGCGGGATCCTCGCCGACGACATGGGGCTGGGCAAGACCATGCAGGTGCTCGCGCTGCTGTGCCGGGAACGGGAGGCCCGGCCCGTCGGCCCCACCCTGCTGGTGTGCCCGATGTCGGTGGTGGGCGCCTGGCAGCGGGAGGCCCGCGCCTTCGCCCCACACCTGGCGGTGCACGTGCACCACGGCGGGGACCGGATCCGCGACGAGTCCTTCATCGCCGGCGCCGCCGACATGGACCTGGTGATCACCACCTACGCGCTGCTGGCGAGGGACCTATCCGTGCTGCAGCGGGTGGACTGGCACCGCGTGGTGTACGACGAGGCGCAGCATCTGAAGAACCCGCACACGCAGGTGAGCCGGGCCGCCAGGAAGCTGCGGCCGCCGCACCGGCTGGCACTGACCGGCACCCCGGTGGAGAACCGCCTGGAGGACCTGCACTCCCTGATGGAGGTGGTGGAGCCGGGCCTGCTGGGCAAGGCCGCGGAGTTCAGCGAGCACGTGGCCGGGCCCATCTCCAAGGACGCGGACCCTGCTGCGCTGGCCCGGCTGAAGCTGGTGACCTCCCCGTTCGTGCTGCGTCGGGTGAAGACGGACCGGGCGATCATCGCGGATCTGCCGGAGAAGCGGGAGCTGACCCGCACCGTCACCCTCACCCCGGAGCAGGCGGGCCTGTACGAGGCGCTGGTGCAGGAGCTGAAGATCGAGCTCGATCAGGCCACCCAGAAGCAGCGGCGGTCGGTGGTGGTCTCCACCATCACGCGCCTGAAGCAGGTGTGCAACCATCCCGCGCACTACCTGGGCGACGGCTCGGCGATGCTGAAGGAGGGCCGGCACCGCTCCGGGAAGCTGGAGCTGGTGGACGACCTGCTGGAGACGGCCTTCGCCGACGGCGAGAAGGTGCTGCTGTTCACGCAGTTCACCACCTTCGGGCACCTGCTGGTGCCGTATTGGGCCCAGAAGTTCGGCCTGCCGGTGCCATTCCTCCACGGCGGGGTGGCGAAGAAGGACCGCGACCAGATGGTGGCGCAGTTCCAGGCCGAACGCGACCAGCCCGGGCTGATGCTGCTGAGCCTGCGTGCAGGCGGCACCGGCCTCACACTCACCGCCGCCAATCACGTGGTGCACCTGGACCGCTGGTGGAACCCAGCGGTGGAGAACCAGGCCACCGACCGCGCCTTCCGCATCGGCCAGCGCAAGGACGTGCAGGTGCACAAGCTGGTCAGCGCCGGCACCATCGAGGAGCGCATCGACACCGTACTGCTGGACAAGCAGTCCCTGGCCGATCTCACCATCGCGCCCGGGGAGGACTGGCTCGCGCAGTTGGACGACGACTCCCTGCTGGAGCTGCTGTCGCTGTCCGAGGAGGACAAGGGCGGTGGTCCCGAATGA
- a CDS encoding protein phosphatase 2C domain-containing protein codes for MRASLVTSEARPGADEDAAGVLGDVAVLLDGAGIPQRFRAGCHHSVAWFSHTLAAHLLARATDPALSLRESLAAAIAEVRALHEHECDLEAGSPSATVVAVRRVGEQLEHLVLCDSSVLLHGRDGTVRRLTDDRVDHLVIPGDAGRPAGAPRSAEAVEALRNAPGGFWLARHEPEAAEEALIGSVPLAELAAVHLVSDGVTRAVDLLGTHTASTLSRALLSAPEEVIRQLRAAERDLPQGARPRKIHDDATALTLRW; via the coding sequence GTGCGCGCTTCCCTGGTGACCAGTGAGGCCCGGCCCGGGGCCGATGAGGACGCGGCCGGTGTGCTGGGCGATGTCGCCGTGCTGCTCGACGGCGCCGGGATACCGCAGAGGTTCCGTGCCGGCTGCCACCACTCGGTCGCCTGGTTCTCCCACACCCTCGCCGCCCACCTGCTGGCACGCGCCACCGACCCCGCCCTCAGCCTGCGCGAGTCGCTGGCTGCGGCGATCGCCGAGGTGAGAGCCCTTCACGAGCACGAGTGCGATCTGGAGGCCGGATCGCCCTCGGCCACCGTGGTGGCGGTGCGCCGGGTGGGGGAGCAGCTGGAGCACCTGGTGCTGTGCGACTCCTCGGTGCTGCTGCACGGCAGGGACGGCACCGTGAGGCGCCTGACCGATGACAGGGTGGACCATCTGGTCATCCCCGGTGATGCGGGGCGACCTGCTGGCGCGCCGCGATCCGCCGAAGCCGTCGAGGCCCTGCGCAACGCCCCGGGTGGGTTCTGGCTGGCCCGCCACGAGCCCGAGGCGGCCGAGGAAGCACTCATCGGGAGCGTGCCGCTGGCCGAGCTGGCGGCCGTGCACCTGGTCTCCGACGGGGTGACCCGGGCGGTGGACCTGCTGGGAACGCACACCGCCTCGACCCTGAGCCGGGCACTGCTGTCAGCGCCTGAGGAGGTGATCAGGCAGCTCCGCGCGGCCGAGCGGGACCTGCCGCAGGGGGCCAGGCCTCGCAAGATCCACGATGACGCCACGGCCCTCACCCTCCGATGGTGA
- a CDS encoding MinD/ParA family ATP-binding protein has product MIAQARITSDTYASVHLDNEVVEVEGADLSELRAHVKQVFITAAQIEDSPLDVVILEPDVRHHLRVEPSGRISPREPGEDDENLPELPADDRPASLQPSGGAAATPSGRAGHSAVSPWAGDASADTFTGEFPVARSHRAGRRRAHGVPVSGISAPSSVSAPSSVSAPSAAPAPSASSASSAPSASSAPSATGDTWRARTADEDPAEVPGSLSPTTAPSSSSVGTAPTKNELVRQRGTDDGRPTLKDLQTSTARKPKAKASKGWRGFLTRATGGVIGPRPGKKEQYEIDRLERIRRPLDGPRNIVVVNLKGGAHKTTASLMIAATLGVTRGGNVLAWDNNETRGTLGWRGIPTDHTRTAVDLLHDLDRMRSPQASAADLDPFMRPQGAMRFDILASDEDPGSAASIDAEAFNDLNDTLSRFYRIKVIDTGNNVRASNWMAAVQSADQLVIISTVREDTFNAAAWMIDELRATGLHEQVDHAVTILSHSSKGTFDPVLRTRLKNHFGAHTRAVTEVPYEQQFVDGSHLDWNRVSNATKEAWLDATALIIDGM; this is encoded by the coding sequence ATGATCGCGCAGGCGCGCATCACCTCCGACACCTATGCGAGCGTGCACCTCGACAACGAGGTGGTCGAGGTCGAGGGAGCGGATCTGTCCGAGCTGCGGGCGCACGTGAAGCAGGTGTTCATCACCGCCGCCCAGATCGAGGACTCCCCCCTGGACGTGGTGATCCTCGAACCCGATGTGCGCCACCACCTGCGGGTGGAGCCCTCGGGGCGGATCTCCCCGCGTGAGCCCGGTGAGGACGACGAGAACCTCCCGGAGCTCCCGGCCGACGACCGCCCGGCCTCTCTGCAGCCCTCCGGCGGTGCAGCGGCCACCCCTTCCGGCCGCGCAGGGCACTCCGCGGTCTCCCCGTGGGCGGGCGATGCCTCCGCAGACACCTTCACCGGTGAGTTCCCGGTGGCACGCTCGCATCGGGCGGGTCGCCGTCGCGCCCACGGCGTCCCTGTCTCGGGCATCTCTGCACCGTCCTCCGTCTCCGCCCCCTCATCGGTGTCCGCACCGTCTGCTGCACCGGCACCCTCCGCGTCATCGGCGTCATCGGCGCCGTCCGCGTCGTCGGCTCCCTCGGCCACGGGCGACACCTGGCGCGCCCGCACGGCCGACGAGGACCCGGCCGAGGTGCCCGGTTCGCTCTCGCCGACCACCGCACCGTCGTCGTCCTCGGTGGGCACCGCGCCCACCAAGAACGAGCTGGTGCGCCAGCGCGGCACCGACGACGGTCGCCCCACCCTTAAGGACCTGCAGACCAGCACCGCCCGCAAGCCCAAGGCGAAGGCCTCGAAGGGCTGGCGAGGCTTCCTGACCCGCGCCACAGGCGGGGTGATCGGCCCGCGCCCGGGCAAGAAGGAGCAGTACGAGATCGACCGATTGGAGCGGATCCGCAGGCCGCTGGACGGGCCCCGCAACATCGTGGTCGTGAACCTCAAGGGCGGGGCGCACAAGACCACCGCCTCGCTGATGATCGCCGCCACCCTGGGTGTGACCCGCGGCGGCAACGTCCTGGCCTGGGACAACAACGAGACCCGCGGCACGCTGGGCTGGCGCGGCATCCCCACCGATCACACCCGCACCGCGGTGGACCTGCTGCACGACCTGGACCGGATGAGGTCCCCGCAGGCCAGCGCGGCGGACCTGGACCCGTTCATGCGGCCGCAGGGCGCGATGCGCTTCGACATCCTTGCCTCCGACGAGGACCCGGGCTCGGCAGCCTCGATCGACGCCGAGGCGTTCAACGACCTGAACGACACCCTGTCCCGCTTCTATCGCATCAAGGTGATCGACACCGGCAACAACGTGCGGGCCTCCAACTGGATGGCGGCGGTGCAGAGCGCTGATCAGCTGGTGATCATCTCCACCGTGCGTGAGGACACCTTCAACGCCGCCGCGTGGATGATCGACGAGCTACGCGCCACGGGCCTTCACGAGCAGGTGGACCACGCCGTGACGATCCTGTCGCATTCCTCCAAGGGCACCTTCGACCCGGTGCTGCGCACCCGGCTGAAGAACCACTTCGGGGCCCATACCCGCGCGGTCACCGAGGTGCCTTACGAGCAGCAGTTCGTGGACGGCTCCCACCTGGACTGGAACCGGGTCTCCAACGCCACGAAGGAGGCGTGGTTGGACGCCACCGCGCTGATCATCGATGGCATGTGA
- a CDS encoding serine hydrolase domain-containing protein: protein MQNTPSSPAPTSSNPPSNAPTSSTAAPIPDSAVREITALYEQTVTDHRIAGVTWAIVGGHGHDQAVLAHGAAGHRELAGGEPTPGSTPMYRGSISRIASLTKSFTAATILALRDEGKLRLDDPVEQYLPEAVGAVDLPADARPITLRDVLTMSSGLVTDNPWGDRQESMTREQFAALLRGGLGRSTTPGSGYEYSNTGFAMLGRVIDEVTGSDYTTEIRQRFLEPLGMVDSAFETSGLDSARIATGHRINERSDATRFEAEPFDRPGVYGAMAGLYSTVDDLAAWVRFLAAADAPDAADRPQDLLGTASRREMQQMHRHHLLPGSPIGSDGSTTGFDRIRGYGYGLVVDVLPDLRELVSHSGGYPGYGAFMQWHRDSGVGVVALANSKYAPLGVLSVQAMQILAKHAPALFAPRVPEPSPRTVQAAGAALDWLRGAGDSLADAWFADNMDLDISRAERRRRLEQALEAAGLEQGALGSLRPEDAQPLSLTHLRWTVPGAQSGGVQSGGTRSVLRIDLQMDPRREALIQGLDTVAVPRS from the coding sequence ATGCAGAACACGCCCTCCAGCCCTGCCCCCACCTCGAGCAACCCCCCGAGCAACGCCCCCACCTCGAGCACCGCCGCCCCGATCCCGGACAGCGCCGTCCGTGAGATCACTGCGCTGTACGAGCAGACCGTCACCGACCACCGCATCGCCGGGGTGACCTGGGCGATCGTCGGCGGGCACGGTCATGATCAGGCGGTCCTGGCCCACGGCGCCGCGGGGCACCGCGAGCTGGCGGGCGGCGAGCCCACCCCGGGGTCCACCCCGATGTACCGCGGCTCCATCTCCCGCATCGCCTCGCTCACGAAGTCCTTCACCGCCGCGACGATCCTCGCGCTGCGCGATGAGGGGAAGCTGCGCCTGGACGACCCGGTGGAGCAGTACCTCCCCGAGGCCGTCGGCGCCGTCGACCTGCCCGCCGATGCCCGCCCGATCACCCTGCGGGACGTGCTCACGATGAGCTCCGGCCTGGTCACCGACAATCCCTGGGGCGACCGCCAGGAGTCCATGACCCGCGAGCAGTTCGCGGCGCTGCTGCGCGGCGGCCTGGGCCGCTCCACCACCCCGGGCTCCGGCTACGAGTACTCCAACACGGGCTTCGCGATGCTGGGCCGCGTGATCGACGAAGTCACCGGCTCCGACTACACCACCGAGATCCGGCAGCGCTTCCTGGAGCCCCTGGGGATGGTGGACAGCGCCTTCGAGACCTCCGGCCTGGACTCGGCTCGCATCGCCACCGGCCACCGGATCAACGAGCGCTCCGACGCCACCCGCTTCGAGGCCGAGCCCTTCGACCGTCCCGGCGTGTACGGGGCGATGGCAGGGCTGTACTCCACGGTCGACGATCTCGCTGCGTGGGTGCGGTTCCTCGCCGCGGCCGACGCTCCCGATGCTGCCGATCGCCCGCAGGACCTGCTGGGCACGGCCTCACGTCGCGAGATGCAGCAGATGCACCGCCACCACCTGCTGCCTGGCAGTCCGATCGGGTCCGATGGCAGCACCACGGGCTTCGACCGGATCCGCGGCTATGGCTACGGCCTGGTCGTGGATGTGCTGCCGGACCTGCGTGAACTGGTGTCCCACTCCGGCGGCTACCCCGGCTACGGGGCGTTCATGCAGTGGCACCGGGACTCCGGCGTGGGCGTGGTGGCCCTGGCCAACAGCAAGTACGCGCCGCTCGGCGTGCTGTCCGTGCAGGCCATGCAGATCCTCGCCAAGCATGCCCCTGCCCTGTTCGCCCCGCGGGTGCCCGAGCCCTCGCCGCGCACCGTGCAGGCCGCCGGCGCGGCCCTGGACTGGCTGCGCGGGGCGGGTGATTCCCTGGCCGATGCCTGGTTCGCGGACAACATGGACCTGGACATCTCCCGGGCCGAGCGCCGCCGTCGTCTTGAGCAGGCCTTGGAGGCCGCGGGTCTGGAGCAGGGGGCGCTGGGCTCCCTGCGGCCGGAGGATGCCCAGCCGCTCAGCCTCACCCACCTGCGCTGGACGGTCCCGGGTGCACAGTCCGGCGGGGTGCAGTCCGGCGGGACCCGGTCCGTTCTACGGATCGATCTGCAGATGGATCCTCGCCGCGAAGCACTGATCCAGGGCCTGGACACGGTGGCCGTGCCCCGTTCCTGA